A DNA window from Stutzerimonas stutzeri contains the following coding sequences:
- a CDS encoding DUF3360 family protein, translating to MNDRDLRSYQELHRPKGNFATRSEYLEHELEIMAPTRWGINLPFRDYRFEYEDWVPAMAATIGKIVMVAAIVAAFAGPMGLSNEFVIENARYEMLIAAVLFVVLFSGFLNPTANLAGTHGPLIPLIPLIVASGGHPMALGIMVGVLGFTLGVFKGGSLLARLTSDGVCGGLLLYLGFIGITSQIKKLFGWAESFDMGYIAFVVVFATIVMYAYLEHIRMRWLAIPLGSALAAVIAFALGAPFEFTTEPGIPNLNPMYWWGETTGWQIGLPDLHHFIAVAPFAVLAVAMWSPDFLGHRVFQQLNYPPKAKKVLMNIDDTMCVAAARQIVGTSLGGGNLASSWGTFMVPAAIAKRPIPAGAVLTGLLCVVAALWGYPMDLAIWPPVLSVALMVGVFLPLLEAGMQMTREGKTSQSAAIVIFSSALVNPVFGWSLTVLLDNLGLIGDKERGQSLSHLHRWVIPTIVFIVLCAVMLGIGMFPGIPAMLESFRIDL from the coding sequence ATGAATGATAGGGACCTACGCAGTTATCAGGAGCTTCACAGGCCGAAGGGAAATTTCGCGACTCGCTCTGAATACCTGGAACACGAACTGGAGATCATGGCGCCGACACGCTGGGGTATAAACCTGCCGTTTCGCGACTATCGCTTCGAGTACGAGGACTGGGTGCCGGCCATGGCGGCGACCATTGGCAAGATCGTCATGGTGGCGGCGATAGTTGCCGCGTTCGCAGGCCCGATGGGGCTGTCCAATGAGTTCGTGATCGAGAACGCGCGTTACGAGATGCTGATTGCCGCAGTGCTGTTCGTGGTGCTGTTTTCCGGCTTTCTCAATCCCACGGCCAACCTGGCCGGAACCCACGGCCCGCTGATTCCGTTGATCCCTCTGATCGTTGCGTCGGGCGGGCACCCTATGGCGCTGGGCATCATGGTCGGCGTGCTCGGCTTCACGCTGGGGGTATTCAAGGGCGGTAGTCTACTGGCGCGGCTGACCAGTGACGGCGTGTGCGGCGGCTTGCTGCTCTATCTGGGTTTCATTGGCATCACGTCGCAGATCAAGAAGCTGTTCGGTTGGGCCGAGAGCTTCGATATGGGCTACATCGCTTTCGTCGTGGTATTCGCCACCATCGTCATGTACGCCTACCTTGAGCATATCCGCATGCGCTGGCTGGCAATCCCGCTGGGTTCAGCTTTGGCGGCAGTGATTGCCTTCGCGTTGGGTGCTCCGTTCGAATTCACTACCGAGCCGGGCATACCCAACCTGAATCCGATGTATTGGTGGGGCGAGACCACTGGCTGGCAGATCGGCTTGCCTGACCTGCATCACTTCATCGCCGTCGCCCCCTTTGCCGTTCTGGCGGTGGCGATGTGGTCGCCTGACTTCCTCGGCCATCGGGTGTTCCAGCAGCTCAATTACCCGCCTAAGGCGAAGAAAGTGCTGATGAACATCGACGACACCATGTGTGTGGCCGCCGCACGGCAGATCGTCGGTACGTCTCTGGGTGGAGGCAATCTGGCTTCGTCCTGGGGCACCTTCATGGTGCCGGCCGCTATCGCCAAGCGCCCGATACCTGCGGGTGCGGTGCTCACCGGCCTGCTCTGCGTGGTCGCAGCGCTGTGGGGTTACCCAATGGATCTGGCGATCTGGCCGCCCGTGCTGAGTGTGGCGCTGATGGTCGGGGTGTTCCTGCCACTGCTGGAAGCCGGCATGCAGATGACCCGCGAAGGCAAGACCTCGCAGTCGGCCGCCATCGTGATCTTCTCCTCGGCGCTGGTTAATCCGGTGTTCGGCTGGTCGCTGACAGTGTTGCTCGACAACCTTGGGCTAATTGGTGACAAGGAACGCGGGCAATCGTTGAGCCACCTGCATCGCTGGGTAATCCCGACGATCGTATTCATCGTGCTCTGCGCGGTGATGCTGGGTATCGGTATGTTTCCCGGTATCCCGGCGATGCTGGAGTCGTTCCGCATCGATCTCTGA
- a CDS encoding DUF4124 domain-containing protein, protein MRKSVAARTLLLLGVICPVLASAAELYRYVDDRGVVVLDRHGVPPQHISRGYQVLNEQGRVVREIPPAPTAEEFARMQAQKARDASDAQLLRLYASVEDVERAEARKLAELKSLIGLTQGNLQSIRNQHANLRKQAANHERAGRKVPSNLLAQIENLEKEEQSLLRDLKRFESTRADAEVSFANDRQRIAELLGRSR, encoded by the coding sequence ATGCGTAAATCGGTGGCCGCTCGCACGCTGCTCTTGCTCGGCGTCATATGTCCGGTACTGGCCTCGGCTGCCGAGTTGTATCGCTATGTCGACGACCGTGGCGTGGTCGTGCTCGATCGCCATGGTGTACCGCCGCAACATATATCCCGTGGTTACCAGGTGCTCAATGAGCAGGGGCGTGTGGTACGCGAGATACCGCCTGCGCCGACCGCTGAGGAGTTTGCCCGGATGCAGGCACAGAAGGCGCGCGATGCGTCAGATGCGCAACTGCTGAGGCTGTACGCCAGCGTTGAGGATGTCGAGCGCGCCGAAGCCCGCAAGCTGGCCGAGTTGAAGAGCTTGATCGGCTTGACTCAGGGCAATCTTCAGTCGATCCGTAACCAGCACGCGAACTTGCGCAAGCAGGCAGCCAACCATGAGCGGGCCGGGCGGAAGGTTCCGAGCAACTTGCTGGCGCAGATCGAAAACCTCGAAAAGGAAGAGCAGAGCTTGCTGCGCGATCTCAAGCGCTTCGAAAGCACGCGCGCAGATGCTGAAGTCAGTTTCGCCAATGACCGTCAGCGGATCGCCGAATTGCTCGGGCGGTCGCGCTGA
- the argB gene encoding acetylglutamate kinase, translated as MTLSREAATQFAKVLSEALPYIRRFVGKTLVIKYGGNAMESEELKTGFARDIVLMKAVGINPVVVHGGGPQIGDLLKRLNIESHFIDGMRVTDSQTMDVVEMVLGGQVNKSIVSLINQHGGSAIGLTGKDAGLIRAKKLKATRQTPEMTKPEIIDIGHVGEVTGVNAELLEMLVKGNFIPVIAPIGVGEKGESYNINADLVAGKVAEALKAEKLMLLTNIAGLMDKQGSVLTGLSTAQVDALIADGTIYGGMLPKIRCALEAVQGGVNSAHIIDGRVPNAVLLEIFTDVGVGTLITNSQG; from the coding sequence ATGACCCTCAGCCGTGAAGCTGCCACCCAATTCGCCAAGGTACTGTCCGAGGCGTTGCCCTATATCCGCCGATTCGTCGGCAAGACGCTGGTCATCAAGTACGGCGGCAACGCGATGGAGAGCGAGGAGCTGAAGACCGGCTTCGCGCGCGATATCGTGCTGATGAAGGCAGTGGGCATCAACCCGGTGGTGGTGCACGGCGGCGGTCCGCAGATCGGTGATCTGCTCAAGCGCCTGAACATCGAAAGCCACTTCATCGACGGCATGCGTGTCACCGACAGCCAGACCATGGACGTGGTGGAGATGGTCCTCGGCGGCCAGGTCAACAAGAGCATCGTCAGCCTGATCAACCAGCATGGCGGCAGCGCCATCGGCCTGACCGGCAAAGACGCCGGTCTGATCCGCGCGAAAAAGCTCAAGGCAACCCGTCAGACGCCGGAGATGACCAAACCGGAAATCATCGACATCGGCCATGTCGGCGAAGTCACCGGGGTAAACGCGGAGCTGCTGGAGATGTTGGTCAAAGGCAACTTCATCCCGGTAATCGCACCGATTGGCGTCGGCGAGAAAGGCGAGTCCTACAACATCAACGCCGATCTGGTCGCCGGCAAGGTGGCCGAGGCGCTGAAAGCCGAAAAGCTGATGCTGCTGACCAACATTGCCGGCCTGATGGATAAGCAGGGTAGCGTGCTGACCGGCCTGTCTACCGCACAGGTCGATGCACTGATCGCCGACGGCACCATCTACGGCGGCATGCTGCCGAAGATCCGCTGCGCTCTTGAAGCGGTTCAGGGCGGCGTCAACAGCGCGCACATCATCGACGGTCGCGTGCCAAACGCGGTGCTGCTGGAGATTTTCACTGACGTCGGGGTCGGCACACTGATCACCAACAGTCAGGGTTGA